The window CTATGCGCATACAGATATTACCTCTTTAGATGGAAGTATTTTCGAACAAAGAACAGCGCATGGTTATTTCATTATTTCGGCTGCTGCAGGATTATTTGTATACCCAAATAAAGGGCCAGTTTCTGCGAATTACGGATTAGAAGAATGCAGATTCTTACGTCCGTTGTACCATAACGATACTATTTATGTTCGATTAACGTGTAAGCAAAAAGTAGATAGAGATGTGGCTGCGGCAGAACATCCTAGCGGCATTGTAAAATGGTATGCAGAAATTTTCGATGCGAATACCGATGAGAAAGTAGCGTTTGCAACTGTATTAACCATGGTGCAGAAGAAGCAAGAAGTTTTAACGGAAATGACGGAAGATAAAATTAATGCATGTCTTTCTGCTTTAAAAGAAGATGCAAAACCACAATGGGGAATTATGACGCCACAGCACATGATGGAGCATTTGGAGTATACTTATAAAATCGCATCCGGAGAAATTCAAGATTTTGAAATAGCAACACCAGAAAAGATTTTAGATAAAGTACATAATAGTTTATGGAACTATGACAAGTTTCCACTCAAATCACAGTTTCCGCATCTAGAAAAAGATACTTTAGATGATTTAAAACATCCAGATTTAGAAACTGCAATCGAAAAATTTAAAGCACAAAGAGAAAAATACTTAGCCTATTTTAAAGAAAATCCAGAAGCTAAATTAAAGAATTTGGTTTTCGGAGAATTAAATAAATACGAATCGTATTTGTTAGAGAGAAAACACTTGAATCATCACTTTGAGCAATTCAATTTACTATAGTAAATTGAATTGCTCGAAGCACTCGAGAAATCGGGTGTCTCATTAATCAAAGTTTGAAACTTGAAACACAATGTATACATAATTACGAACAAACGAGAAGGTGTTTTGTACATTGGAAAAACAGGAGACTTAAAAAAAAGAATGTATCAACATAAAAATAAGGTACATCCAACAACGTTTTCTGCAAGATATAATTTAGATAAACTGGTTTATTTTGAAGAACATAAAACGGAAGTAGAAGCTAAATTAAGAGAAAAGCAAATGAAGAAATGGAAGAGGTCTTGGAAAATAGACTTAATAAAAAAAACGAATCCCGATTGGAAGGATTTGTATAAAAATTTATAAATAGTAATAAATAAAACGAGATTCCCACTTTCGTGGGAACGCTAAAGCGATGAACACACCATACGTAACAATAAACATAGAAAACGAAGTAGGATACATCGAGTTTTTCCATCCTGCACACAATTCCTTGCCTGGAGATGTTTTAGCAAAACTAGCGCAAACCATTACAGACGCTGGAACTAACGACGCTATTAAAGTAGTGGTTCTTAAAAGTGGCCGAGACAGAACTTTTTGCGCAGGAGCAAGCTTCGAAGAACTAATAAACATCAATGATGCAGCCACGGGAAAAGTATTCTTTTCCGGATTTGCAAACGTGATTAACGCGATGCGCAAATGTCCGAAATTTATTATCGGTCGCATTCAAGGAAAAACCGTTGGTGGTGGTGTTGGACTAGCTGCTGCAACCGATTATTGTATGGCATCTAAATTTGCCGCTATTAAGTTGTCCGAGTTAAATATTGGAATTGGACCATTTGTAGTCGGACCAGCAATCGAGCGTAAAATGGGATTAAGCGCCATGTCGCAAATAGCAATTGACGCAAATACATTTTATCCAGCAGAATGGGCAAAACAAAAAGGTTTATTCACGCAAGTGTATGAAAGCACCAAAGAATTAGATGAAGCTGTAAAAACAACCGCAGAACACTTATGTACTTATAATACAGAAGCGATGCTAGAAATGAAAAAAGTATTCTGGCAAGGAACAGATCATTGGGATGCGTTACTAGCAGAACGCGCAGCAACAAGTGGTAAATTGGTATTAAGTGATTTTACAAAAGAAAAATTAAAAGGATTTAAATAGATGTTTCATTATAATGATAAAAAATTTAAAGCTGTAAAGAACACTAGTAATGGTGAGACTTCAGAAGAGACTATTTTTCATTATAAGCAAACAAAAAATATAGTAACAGCAACATATTCTGGAGGCCAAATTATAGAAGGGCATCTTATAGGTTTAGTTTCCAAAGATGGAGAAATAAATATGAGATACCATCAGGTGAATACGAATGGCGATTTAATGACAGGCGTATGCAAATCTATTCCAGAAATGGGTTCCAATGGAAAAATTAGATTGCATGAAGAATGGCAATGGACCTCAGGAGATAAAAGTAAAGGCAAATCAATAATAGAAGAATTATAATATGATTTACAGTTTTAAAGGCTACACACCGGTTGTACACGAATCCAGTTTCGTGCATCCGCTTGCGGCAGTAACAGGAAATGTCATTATTGGCAAAAATTGTTATGTTGGTCCGGGAGCAGCCATTCGTGGCGATTGGGGACAAATCATTTTAGAAGATGGCGTAAACGTGCAAGAAAATTGCACGGTGCACATGTTTCCTGGAAAATCTATTACGCTTAAAGAAAGTGCACATGTTGGTCATGGAGCGATTATTCACGGCGCAAATTTGGGTAGAAATTGCTTGATAGGAATGAACACTGTAATCATGGACGATGCCGAAATTGGTGACGAATCCATAGTTGGTGCCATGGCATTTGTAAAAGCCGAAACTAAAATCCCGAACCGAAGTTTGGTTGTTGGTAATCCTGCAAAAGTCATCAAGCAGGTTAGTGATGAGATGATCGCTTGGAAAACTAAAGGCACACAATTATACCAGCAATTACCAGCAGATTGCCACGAGAGTTTAAAAGCAGTTGAGCCATTGCGGGAAGTGCCCGAAAACATGAAAATACAAGAAGGAGCTTATGATACCCTTCGCGATTTTTTAAAGAAATAGTTGGGTTAGTCTAACGTGAATTTATTAAAGTTGGGCGTTACCACAAGGGTCGCGCTTTACACTATATCTTTTTTTCTTGTTCTCGATACAAAATTGCAAAAAGCAATTTCACTCGAACTGACATAAAAAAGGATGCCATTTCAATCGCTAACGCAAATTGCGGTAAAAATAAAGATAGAATAAACTAACAAACGCTAGTTAATACGTTTTGTCATTCTGCACGTGATGCGGAATCTATAAAATAAAAGAAAAAAGACCATGTCTAATTACGAATTAAAGATGCCCAAAATGGGCGAAAGTATTACAGAAGGAACCATTATTAATTGGTTAGTTGCAGAAGGAGATTCTTTTGAAGAAGGAGATATTCTTCTAGAAGTAGCTACCGATAAGGTAGATAACGAAGTGCCAGCTCCAGCAGCGGGAACATTAGTTAAAATGATGTTTCAAGCAAAAGATGTTGTTCCTGTAGGAGGAGTTATGGCTATTTTAGAAGTTTCAGAAGAAGTAAAATCTTCAGAAAAGAAAGATGTCACTCTGAGCGCAGTCGAAGAGCCTCAGAAAAAGAAAGAAGTAAAAAAGAAACGTACTGTCAGTCCGAGTGTAGCCAAAGAATCTCCATCTAACTCATTTTCAGTAAACAACTCAAACACCTTCTTTTCGCCATTAGTAATTAAAATAGCAAAAGAGCATCACATTAGTTTTGAAGAATTAGCACGAATTCCTGCAACAGGAAACGAAGGCCGATTACGCAAAAGCGATGTGTTTCAATATATAGAAGAAGGACGACCATACAAGTTTGCTCAACCAGTAGCAGAAAAAGATCCAACAGCATATAGAATTCCCCAATTAAATTTCGATAAAGGCAAAGGAAAAGTCATCGAAATGGACAGAATGCGCCAAATGATTGCAGATCACATGGTCTATTCCAAACATACTTCGCCACACGTTACTGCTTATGTAGAAGCAGACATGACCAATATGGTGAATTGGAGAAATGTAAATAAAGTCGCTTTTCAAGAAAAGCATGGACAACGTTTAACCTTCACGCCACTATTTGTAGAAGCCGTAGCAAAAGCGGTTAAAGATTTTCCCAACATTAATGCTTCCGTAGATGGTAATAATATTATTGTAAAGGAAGATATAAATATTGGTATGGCAACGGCATTACCAAGCGGAAACTTAATCGTTCCTGTGGTAAAAAATGCAGATACTAAAAATTTAATAGAGATTGCCAGTATTGTAAATGGTCTAGCTGGAAAAGCTAGAGAAAACAATTTAGCAGGAGACGATATTAAAGGTAGCACGTTCACTATTTCTAACGTAGGAACTTTTGGAAGTGTGATGGGAACGCCAATCATTAACCAGCCAGAAGTTGCCATCTTAGCATTAGGAATTATAAAAAAAAGACCAGAAGTTATCACTACTGAAAAAGGAGATGAAATCGCTATTCGTAGTATGATGTACTTATCGCTTTCTTTCGATCATCGCGTTGTCGATGGCTTTTTAGGGGGAAGTTTTGTGCGAAGAGTTGCAGACTATTTTGAGCAATTTGATGTAGATAGAGAAATTTAAAAAGTACTGTCACTTCGAGTGATTCCGATTTTGCAAATCGGAATTGTATCGAGAAGCCTTTAACAGTTCTCGATAAAAAATTGAAAAAAAAACAATTTCACTCAAACGGACAAAAGTAAAAAATAACAATTTGTAATTCTGCACGGAATGCAGAATCCATCAAGTAGATTAAAAAGAGAACCGCTTTCGCGGTCACTAAAGATGAAAAAAGACATACTAAAAAAAGGATTTTTAAAACTCTGTACAGCGAAAGCTATGACAGAATTATACGAAGCTAATTTTAAGCAAGTTTCAAAATATGTTCATGCAACATCTCGCGGACACGAAGCGATTCAGATTGCTTTAGGAATGCAGTTATTACCTCAAGATTATGCGTTTCCGTATTATAGAGATGATGCCATGTTATTATCGTTTGGTTTAGAACCTTATGATTTAATGTTGCAACTATTAGCTAAAAAAGACGATCCGTTTTCTGGTGGAAGAACGTACTATTCGCATCCAAGTTTAAAGGATGATGATAAGCCAAAAATTCCGCATCAATCTTCTGCAACAGGAATGCAAACTATTCCAGCAACAGGAGTTGCCATGGGGATGCAGTATAAAGAATTACAAGGATTAGATGATAAAACGCTTAAAGATTTACCTTTTGTAGTATGTTCTTTAGGAGATGCTTCCGTTACCGAAGGGGAAATCGCAGAAGCTTTCCAAATGGCAGCTTTAAAGCAAATGCCAATCTTATATCTAGTACAAGATAACGGTTGGGATATTTCAGCAAATGCAGCAGAAACAAGAGCGCAAAATGCTTTTGAGTATGCACAAGGATTTAAAGGTTTAGAGGCTATTTCTATTGATGGTGCCAATTTTACGGAAAGCTATGAAGCTGTTGAAAAAGTAATAGAAACTATTCGTAAAGAAAGAAGACCATTTTTGGTGCATGCTAAAGTACCGTTATTAAATCACCATACTTCTGGTGTAAGAATGGAATGGTATCGCGATGATTTAGAAGAAGCACGTTCTCGTGATCCGTATCCAGTTTTAAAGCAACAATTAGTAGCAGCTGGGTTTACGGAAATAGAAATTGAAACTATAGAAAATTCCGCGAAAGCGAAAGTACAAGCAGACTTCGAAAAAGCATTATTAGCCGAAGATCCGAAACCAGAAGATTTATTTACAAACGATTTTGTACCAACACCAATTACCGAAGAAAAGGGAACTCGAGCGCCAGAAGGAGCAGATAAAGTAGTGATGGTGGATTGTGCTTTATTTGCCGTAGAAGAACTGATGAAAAAGCATAAAGAATGCTTGTTGTACGGACAAGATGTAGGAGGGAGACTTGGAGGTGTTTTTAGAGAAGCTGCAACCTTAGCGCAAAAATTTGGAGACGATCGCGTTTTTAATACCGCAATTCAAGAAGCATTTATTGTTGGATCTACTGTGGGTATGAGTGCGGTTGGATTGAAACCAATTGTTGAGGTGCAGTTTGCCGATTATATTTGGCCTGGACTAAATCAATTATTTACAGAAGTAAGTAGAAGTTGTTATTTATCTAACGGAAAATGGCCCGTAAGTATGATTCTTAGAGTGCCAATTGGTGCTTATGGAAGTGGAGGACCTTATCATTCGTCTTCCGTAGAAAGTGTGATTACTAATATTCGTGGTATTAAAATAGCGTATCCAAGTAATGGCGCCGATTTAAAAGGTTTGATGAAAGCGGCATATTATGATCCAAACCCTGTAGTGATTTTAGAACATAAAGGGTTGTATTGGTCTAAAGTTCCAGGAACGCAAGGTGCAACATCTGTGGAACCAAGTGAAGATTATGTATTGCCTTTTGGTAAAGCGTGGGTTTTACAAGAAATTTGGAAACAAGAAAATGTAGAAACATTAACCATTGTTACTTACGGAATGGGCGTGCATTGGGCAATGAATGCATCTGAAGAATTAGGAATGCAGGACCAAATTGAAGTAATTGATTTACGAACATTGTTTCCTCTGGATGAAGATACCATAATGAAATCGGTGAAGAAAACAGGGAAATGTCTAGTGGTAACTGAAGAACCTTCTAATAATAGTTTTGCAAGAGCCTTGTCTGGAAAGATACAAGAAGAATGTTTTAAGTATTTAGATGCGCCAGTAATGACCATTGGTAGTGAGAATATGCCAGCAATTCCTTTAAATGCAACTTTAGAGCAAACCATGATTCCTTCTACTGAAAAAGTAAAGGTTAAAATAAATACATTAATCAATTATTAAAAAGGTATAAATTAAATGTATTCTGATTTTCAATTTATTTTGTATATTGAACTCTTAAATTAATAATTAAATAAAATATGAAAAAGTACATCTCACTTTTAAGCTTAATCGCTATATTTTTTGTTGGTATGCAACAAACACAAGCACAGAATGCTAGAGCAACTGCGTCAGACGTTCCTGAAGTTAAAGCTAAACAGCAAACGTATGAGTTACATCAATTAGTCACATTATCTGGAGAGCAGCAAAGTGCTACTTTTAAAGTGTTTGTTGATCAAAATCAAAACTTAAACGGTTTAGCTGGAAATGATGATATTGCTAGCGTACAAGAAGCAAAGATGTTTTTACAAGAAAAAACACTAGCTAAATTGAAAGAGATATTAACAGAAAAACAAATGCAAGCTTATTTAAAAGACTTAGAAGCGTCTAAAAAATAGTTTGTTTTAATAATTGAAATAAAAAAGCCGCTCTATATCTAGAGTGGCTTTTTTATTTATTATTGTTGTAAACCTGGAGGATATTTTTCCATGATTTTGGCAACAAATTCTTGTATTCGTTCTTCTTTTTTGTTTTGCGATAGATAGCCAGTTCCTTGTCCTTGCCACACTAATTCTTTTTTACTAGCATCGATTAAGTCAATATAAAGTATGCCTTCGGTAGAAGTGGTTACTGTATTGTAATTATTCCAGTACCAAGGACTCCATCCCCAACCATAACCATAACGCCCATAGCCGTTGTTATAGACGTTTACTTTTTCTCTAGATTTTGTAAAAATACTAACTAGCAAATCTGGGTTTTCCGATTTAGTAAAACCTTTCGCTAATAATTCTGTTTCAATAGCACGTAAAATTCTACGTTTGTCTAGATCATTAATTTCTGCTTTGTCAATGCCTGTTTTGTAGAAAGCAAAGGTTTTAAAATCATTGAAATTTGCTTGTTTGTCATAATCTGTTGCAACTCTAACCGAACTGCAAGAGGTAGTCACTACAAATAAAAGTAGCAAGGATGTGATGGTAAATAGATTTTTCATAAGAGCTTTTTTTAATTTGACTAATTCAATAAAGCATCGTCTACATGATTAGGAAGTGTAACTTTTAAGTTTGGTTCTACTTCCATTGCTCGTTTAATAGCAAATTCTGCTCCTGAATTTCGTGCCCAACTTCGTCTTGAAATTCCGTTGTTTACGTCCCAGAACAGCATGGATTTTAAACGTTTAGATGCTTCTGTACTACCATCAAGAACCATACCAAATCCGCCATTTATAACTTCGCCCCAGCCAACACCACCACCATTGTGAATGCTTACCCAAGTTGCTCCTCTAAAGCTATCTCCAATCACATTTTGTATCGCCATATCTGCTGTAAATCGGGAGCCATCATAAATGTTACTTGTTTCTCTATATGGTGAATCTGTTCCAGAAACATCATGATGATCACGACCTAAAACGACATAACCTATTTCTTCTTTAGCAATAGCATCATTAAAAGCTTGTGCAATTTTCATGCGTCCTTCTGCATCTGCATAAAGTATTCTTGCTTGTGAGCCTACCACTAATTTGTTTTCTTGTGCACCTTTAATCCATTGGATGTTATCTGCCATTTGTTGTTGAATTTCTTCTGGCGAATTCTTTTTTATTTCCTCTAGCACCGAACAAGCAATAGCGTCTGTTTTTGCTAAATCTTCGGGTTTCCCAGAAGCGCAAACCCAACGAAATGGTCCAAAACCATAATCGAAACACATAGGTCCCATGATATCTTGCACGTAACTTGGGTATCTAAAGTCGATGCCATTTTCTGCCATAATATCAGCTCCAGCGCGTGAAGCTTCTAAAAGAAAAGCATTTCCATAATCAAAGAAATAAGTCCCTTTTGCAGTGTGTTTATTTATTGCTTCTGTATGGCGACAAAGTGTTTTTTGGACTTCTATTTTAAACTGTTCCGGATTATTAGACATCATTTCATTGGCATCTTCAAAAGAAATATCTACAGGATAGTAACCTCCTGCCCACGGATTATGAAGTGATGTTTGATCGCTTCCTAAATCGATATGAATGTTTGCTTCATCAAATTTCTCCCAGACATCTACAATGTTTCCTAAGTATGCTATGGAAACGGTTTCTTTTTCGGCTTTCGCTTTATTAACACGAGTAACTAGTTCGTCTAAATCGGTGATTTTTTCGTCTATCCAACCTTGACCTAATCGTACTTGTGTGATTTTAGGATTCACTTCTGCACAAACGGTAATACAGCCAGCAATGTTTCCTGCCTTTGGTTGCGCACCAGACATGCCTCCTAAACCTGAGGTTACAAAAAGATTTCCTTGTGGTTCCTTTTTTATTTTTCTAAAACCATTTAAAACGGTAATTGTCGTTCCGTGTACAATTCCTTGCGGTCCAATATACATGAAACTTCCAGCAGTCATTTGTCCGTATTGCGTAACACCAAGTGCATTAAATTTTTCCCAATCATCCGGTTTA is drawn from Lacinutrix sp. WUR7 and contains these coding sequences:
- a CDS encoding GIY-YIG nuclease family protein; this encodes MKHNVYIITNKREGVLYIGKTGDLKKRMYQHKNKVHPTTFSARYNLDKLVYFEEHKTEVEAKLREKQMKKWKRSWKIDLIKKTNPDWKDLYKNL
- a CDS encoding enoyl-CoA hydratase/isomerase family protein, yielding MNTPYVTINIENEVGYIEFFHPAHNSLPGDVLAKLAQTITDAGTNDAIKVVVLKSGRDRTFCAGASFEELININDAATGKVFFSGFANVINAMRKCPKFIIGRIQGKTVGGGVGLAAATDYCMASKFAAIKLSELNIGIGPFVVGPAIERKMGLSAMSQIAIDANTFYPAEWAKQKGLFTQVYESTKELDEAVKTTAEHLCTYNTEAMLEMKKVFWQGTDHWDALLAERAATSGKLVLSDFTKEKLKGFK
- a CDS encoding n-acetylglutamate synthase, which encodes MFHYNDKKFKAVKNTSNGETSEETIFHYKQTKNIVTATYSGGQIIEGHLIGLVSKDGEINMRYHQVNTNGDLMTGVCKSIPEMGSNGKIRLHEEWQWTSGDKSKGKSIIEEL
- a CDS encoding transferase hexapeptide repeat family protein, coding for MIYSFKGYTPVVHESSFVHPLAAVTGNVIIGKNCYVGPGAAIRGDWGQIILEDGVNVQENCTVHMFPGKSITLKESAHVGHGAIIHGANLGRNCLIGMNTVIMDDAEIGDESIVGAMAFVKAETKIPNRSLVVGNPAKVIKQVSDEMIAWKTKGTQLYQQLPADCHESLKAVEPLREVPENMKIQEGAYDTLRDFLKK
- a CDS encoding dihydrolipoamide acetyltransferase family protein, translated to MSNYELKMPKMGESITEGTIINWLVAEGDSFEEGDILLEVATDKVDNEVPAPAAGTLVKMMFQAKDVVPVGGVMAILEVSEEVKSSEKKDVTLSAVEEPQKKKEVKKKRTVSPSVAKESPSNSFSVNNSNTFFSPLVIKIAKEHHISFEELARIPATGNEGRLRKSDVFQYIEEGRPYKFAQPVAEKDPTAYRIPQLNFDKGKGKVIEMDRMRQMIADHMVYSKHTSPHVTAYVEADMTNMVNWRNVNKVAFQEKHGQRLTFTPLFVEAVAKAVKDFPNINASVDGNNIIVKEDINIGMATALPSGNLIVPVVKNADTKNLIEIASIVNGLAGKARENNLAGDDIKGSTFTISNVGTFGSVMGTPIINQPEVAILALGIIKKRPEVITTEKGDEIAIRSMMYLSLSFDHRVVDGFLGGSFVRRVADYFEQFDVDREI
- a CDS encoding thiamine pyrophosphate-dependent enzyme: MKKDILKKGFLKLCTAKAMTELYEANFKQVSKYVHATSRGHEAIQIALGMQLLPQDYAFPYYRDDAMLLSFGLEPYDLMLQLLAKKDDPFSGGRTYYSHPSLKDDDKPKIPHQSSATGMQTIPATGVAMGMQYKELQGLDDKTLKDLPFVVCSLGDASVTEGEIAEAFQMAALKQMPILYLVQDNGWDISANAAETRAQNAFEYAQGFKGLEAISIDGANFTESYEAVEKVIETIRKERRPFLVHAKVPLLNHHTSGVRMEWYRDDLEEARSRDPYPVLKQQLVAAGFTEIEIETIENSAKAKVQADFEKALLAEDPKPEDLFTNDFVPTPITEEKGTRAPEGADKVVMVDCALFAVEELMKKHKECLLYGQDVGGRLGGVFREAATLAQKFGDDRVFNTAIQEAFIVGSTVGMSAVGLKPIVEVQFADYIWPGLNQLFTEVSRSCYLSNGKWPVSMILRVPIGAYGSGGPYHSSSVESVITNIRGIKIAYPSNGADLKGLMKAAYYDPNPVVILEHKGLYWSKVPGTQGATSVEPSEDYVLPFGKAWVLQEIWKQENVETLTIVTYGMGVHWAMNASEELGMQDQIEVIDLRTLFPLDEDTIMKSVKKTGKCLVVTEEPSNNSFARALSGKIQEECFKYLDAPVMTIGSENMPAIPLNATLEQTMIPSTEKVKVKINTLINY
- a CDS encoding DUF4136 domain-containing protein; this encodes MKNLFTITSLLLLFVVTTSCSSVRVATDYDKQANFNDFKTFAFYKTGIDKAEINDLDKRRILRAIETELLAKGFTKSENPDLLVSIFTKSREKVNVYNNGYGRYGYGWGWSPWYWNNYNTVTTSTEGILYIDLIDASKKELVWQGQGTGYLSQNKKEERIQEFVAKIMEKYPPGLQQ
- a CDS encoding urocanate hydratase, yielding MTFKNQILEGIPEILPQPKAYEADINHAPKRKAILSAEEKKLALRNALRYFNKKHHAELLPEFKNELETYGRIYMYRLRPDYKMYARPIEEYPAQTKQAAAIMLMIQNNLDYAVAQHPHELITYGGNGAVFSNWAQYRLTMKYLAEMNDEQTLAMYSGHPMGLFPSHKNAPRVVVTNGMMIPNYSKPDDWEKFNALGVTQYGQMTAGSFMYIGPQGIVHGTTITVLNGFRKIKKEPQGNLFVTSGLGGMSGAQPKAGNIAGCITVCAEVNPKITQVRLGQGWIDEKITDLDELVTRVNKAKAEKETVSIAYLGNIVDVWEKFDEANIHIDLGSDQTSLHNPWAGGYYPVDISFEDANEMMSNNPEQFKIEVQKTLCRHTEAINKHTAKGTYFFDYGNAFLLEASRAGADIMAENGIDFRYPSYVQDIMGPMCFDYGFGPFRWVCASGKPEDLAKTDAIACSVLEEIKKNSPEEIQQQMADNIQWIKGAQENKLVVGSQARILYADAEGRMKIAQAFNDAIAKEEIGYVVLGRDHHDVSGTDSPYRETSNIYDGSRFTADMAIQNVIGDSFRGATWVSIHNGGGVGWGEVINGGFGMVLDGSTEASKRLKSMLFWDVNNGISRRSWARNSGAEFAIKRAMEVEPNLKVTLPNHVDDALLN